The Theobroma cacao cultivar B97-61/B2 chromosome 1, Criollo_cocoa_genome_V2, whole genome shotgun sequence genome contains the following window.
TCTATATAAATGAAATGCTGGGCAGCACGAATAGCCTTCACATATGCTGTATGTATGCTCATATCAATAAGTACATTTTTACCACACACCAAATTCTGTCACAAAAAAGAGAATCCATCAGCTTCTATACACAGGAAATCAAAACAAGCCAATTAAGgcacaaaaaggaaaatttattgCAATGTTTTCTTTTACCTTGCTTGTGGCATCCTTTGGATCCTTTGGAAAGTCTTTAACAGAATTTGAATCAATTGAACGAAAAATCTGTGTGTTGGAACCCAGAaacaataaatgaaaatattccatttgtctaaaaattaaaaagtatatgaaaattgtttttaaaaattatatcgGGCAAGCAAGATATAAGCCTACGACTTACTTGAACCTCACCAACCAGCCCAACTCATTATCACTAAAGCCAAGCTCAACTAGCAAAATTACCTGAACATGCCAAGCTTCAGGCTCATTCTCATTAACACCAGGAAAATCAGAAACTCCAATAATGTCTGGAATTCTTTCTAACCTCAGCAAAGCATCATCATAtgacatttttaattttttaattccaTGAGGCTTTGCAGCCTTGAACCATCGCTCCTCAAAGTTGACCAGAACATCATACGCAGCTGGGCCATCAATTCTACAGTGCAAGTCATGCCATGGTTCTCTTGGACAACCAGCAACATTACCCTGCTCAAGAAATTAGCGTTTAATAATGAGCAGGACTTCTTTGCTGTGATGACATACTATTAAACTTGCAGCTACCCAATAGcaaaaaacaaatggaaagAAAGGCAAGTAGTTACCGTAAAAGTTGGATTATGATAGTCATCCTTATGCACTGTTTGTAGTGTCCTAAATATAGGATGATGTGGAGAATCATATCGCCCATCACATAAGTCAAGGCCACCAAGGAAAGcaataatttttcttctattttccCCAGCATCGGCATCCACAATTACAGTTTTCTGATGGTGTGTATAAATTGTTCCAACTTCCTGATAATTGAATATGTGAGAAGAAATgcaatgcaaaatttttatGGCAAACATAAAGACAAGGATCACATAACGAAAAGCTCAACAAACTAGATTTGGCTTAGTGGTTGTTGCCCCTCCTCAAGAGAGTTAAGGGCCAAGGTTTCAATCCCCTTGGACTTCTTTATATGTACTAAAAATCCAATAACAAGAGTTTCAGCAGACACAAAAATGATAAAGGATTTATATTTCAATGATCTGTAAAGAAATTGAGAATCCattcgaaaaaaaaaaaaaaagaaggaaaaactCTCAAAAGTTCTAGCAAGCTTGTTCACAAACTTCAAACTTCggaaatgattaaattaatacCAGCATGACTACAAACTCATATCTAAATATGTTACGTATATATTTACACATTCACACTTCACAAAAGACACAAACTATATGGTTCAAGTTCAAACACCgtcaaaattaaacaaaaaatatttgaacCCATCAAACAAATaccaatgaaaataaaatatttttattcttttattatattgagAAAGGAGGATCAGACAGAGCCATTATATTTCCTCATTCAGCACCACTCTGTCAAAGTTTGATAGGCCAACTTATCAATTTGAATAGGTGGAAAATAGTAAATACCGCTTTAGCCATTCCtgaacctagctttatttgagaaatataaaatatctaaGCCAAATAAACTTTTCCAATTGCCAAAAACATCCTGCCAGCATGTGGTGGTAGGTGTACTACCAAATCCAGCCACCACACGAACAACAACGTAGAATGTgactcaaaatttttattaaggcAGATAATGATTTCGAAAAATACAACAATCGAGCAGTACCACCTGATGTCAAATAAAATCCAAACTGATGCAGGAAAAATCTGAACAGATAGGGGGGCATAGCTTGGGGTGGAAAAGCTAAGATGATCATACACCTAACCTTTTGCTTGATCCAGCTATGTCGTTTTCCAGCAATACGAGGACAAAGTAGCACTTGCACTGAAGAGTGCTTGAAAAAACGACGAGTTTCCTCATCATGGGTCTGCATTATTCCATCCTGTATTGATCAATTTAGAGAGGTTACTGTAAAAACATAGCAACGCTATTGAAATTGAAGACAAAAAAGTGATAAATTTCCAACTTCATAAACATCTATAAGTAGAAAAACTAAAGATCTTGACTTCTGTTTATATAATAGATTGGAGTGCATGCAGAACAACATAGTCAAACCAACTGATAAATTATTCTCTCACTTCTTTCAGTTAGATGCTCTCCACCATAAACCAACCAAGGAACCACTGAGACCATGCAAAGCATGGCAACACACACATACATACACAAACTCACAAAGAGGACTAAGTTTGCATTTTCTCATTGTTATATTCAAGTTTGCACCTGCCATGCACAATGATAACCATATACTTTTACTGTCATTAGGTTTAAACACTTCATTATATTGAACCTAATTTATTGTAAATGGACTTAACATTCAGataattagaaataaagtCCTAAGTGTATAAAGCTGACAGTTAACCCTGATgctaaaatatataaagaataACATAATCTGATATAAGTTACTCACTGTTTTGTATCCCAAGATGCTTCTTGAAGTAGGGTCATCCCATATCAGAAGCAGCACTCTCACTCCTTCCTGGGACTTTGACCTGAGAATATCACCCAAAGTGCAATCTGAAGCAGGACCAGCATCCCGCACTAGCCTAACATTGTGCCAAACTGACCATCCTGTAATGTAAATCAAGCGCCTAGCCTGACGAATTGCATCAAATATGTCATGCCAACACTTTCCATGCACATAGGTCATCCCCTGGTCAAGTTTCAAGTTTGGAAGGCACCCATCAGGGACATGGGCATCTTGATAAAGAGTCACTGTTCCACCCTTCCTAAGAGGAAAATATGTACCAGGAACCCCCAAATAATCAGGACCTGCCCCAACTCCGTCATGATAGAAGCTCAATTTCTCCATTGGCGTGTACTGAATTGATACTCTCAAGACAGCTCCAGGCTTACAGGGTTTTCCACTATTATTCAGAATTGGATAGATTCCCTCAATCTTTTCCCCTGAGTATATCAGCTCCACTGGAATCGGTACAATTCCTATCAACTGTGACCCCACAACATCACTGTCTTTAACAACAAAATGCACTTCGGCAGCATAATGTGCAACAGGAACATAGAAATGTTGCATCCAGACAGGGTTTTCACTATTGCTAATCACATATGTCCTTCCCAAAACAGCACCTCCAACTGCAATTGAGACATAAGGATCACTTGTAATTTTCCGGTTCATGTGTCCTTCAATCTTGTTGGTGACATTTACAGGTAATTTCCCAAACATATCACCTAAAGTTTTATGGAACATATCCATGTTGGGAAGATTCTTTGCATCATAaaccaaaatatctaaatttcCATGTAGGAGCAAAACTCTCAGTGAACCTTTCTGGAAAGGCACAATCTGCATACCCTGGCTATGTTGTGATCCATTGAATGAACCCGAATGGGCAAAAGCAGAGTGATCGGAGGAATCCATCCGGCCCCAATAAGACCCCTCCCAATTACTAGAAAAAGAGTTATTAGGATATCCATAAAAATTCCCTGGACTAGCATGCCCATAAACTGGACTTTGTACCTCAGGTGTTGAAGCAGACGTGGGCAATGGAGGCCCTGAAGGTGCTGGGGGTGATGCAGGCACTGTCAGGCGACTATCAGACAAATGCACGTTACTCAAAAGATCATCCAAAGGCGGATAAGCCGAGGCATGAGATTGAGTACTATCAGTATTTGATCCTAAAGAACTTGTACTTTCCTGCCTGTTATGACCAGAGAAGCTATTGTCTCTGGAGTGTAGCTGAGAATTACTTTCAGGAGGAGGGTATCGTGCAGGTTGTTGATAAGAGGAAGATACTTGTGAGTTACTTTCAGGAGGAGGGTATTGTGCAGATTGTTGATAAGACGAAGATACTTGAGAATCACTCTCAGGAGGTGGGTAATGTCCTGGTAAGGATTGCTGATAAGGGTACGGAGATGAACCATACTGAAAACTACCATGATGTTGAAGAGTAGGTGGAGGAGAAGTTTGAGGAATTGGATTTGGAGAAACTGGGTACGGATATTGATAAGGAATCGGTCCAGAAGGAGAATGCGAATAGTCTAAGGGAGCTGAATGAGAGGTTTGGGCCGGATATGCTGCTGGTGGATAAGGGTAATGGGGAGAACTGTAAGGGTATTGATATGGTGGTGGAGGCGCATATGGATCTTGATTTGGAGGAGGATATCCATGGTGATACGGATATGAATACGGATTATTGTATGGGTAATTATCCATCAAACTCTATATCAAATTATGATTCTTTATGATGGTAATCAAATCATGTACAgaaaaggaaactttttccttcatacatataacaaaaaagatgCAGAAGAAATCAAATTGAGTTATAGTTCTCAGTAGCAATGGAGAATTCAATTCTAATAACAGGATTTGaatcaaaaaaccaaaaaacaaaaacccaagaAGCCCAAATGAAACAAAGAGACCCGAAAAGGAAAAGCaatctcttttcctttcttcttaaaacaaaagaaaagaagaaagaacacaaagaaatgaaagaaaacagaaaataatTCAACTTGGGTTCTCAGGGAAAGAGGCAGAGAAACAGTTACCTATTGGGAACTTTTGGATCATTTAATAAGGTGGATGATATCTCTCCTTCTGAGAATCttcatagaaaaaaaattggaagaaaCAAAGATAGAGAGAGAAGCATTTGTGGAGAGAAATGCAATTAAAAGAAGCTTCTATAGGTAAAAATCCCTTTCGCGTTGACAACTTGTGTCAAGGAAGAAACCACAGGTTGCCACATCGGCGTTTTCATGTTTCGGCTGTCTTTCGGATTGGGTTTCACCAATCTGCCGTGGGAAAACCAAAGACAGGGCAGTTTTGTTTACCTGTTAACCCCTAGCCACGTGGGGAACAGTTCTTACGTTTAACCACTACGCGTAGATATAATTCAATAGTATTAAACTGTAAAATCAAAGCAGATTATGTCACGAGAGAAAGATCTCTAATCtttgaaaattagaaaagaattGTACACGTAGCTGATCTACAGATTTTGCTTTCAATTTGTTTTAACGGAGTCAAGCGAATGACGAAGAATTGAGTTGAGGAATCCAAGAAAACCAGGACAAGTAGTATTTTTCTTTCGGGTTTGAGTATTTGACAGGACTGACTTTTCATCCCAGCACTGAAATAATTAAGGAAGCCACCACGAACCTTAAAAGCGTTTCCCTGTCAAACAAGGAAATATTGTATTTTATCAAGGTACATGttaatcaaactaaatttattttaattatttttgggCATTTTTTCAACAAACTCCTGGGACTTATTAGAAAGCAAACCTAACAATCCCAACTCTGCTACCAAGTTACTGCTACGGGGCTCCTGACATGGTATTTATCAAGGCACGACCACTTTATGTAGCCGAAGGAGGTCTTTCGGGGTACTGTTCCGTTCCTTTGTGTGAAAGTAATCTTGTAGCTAAGCTTCTGGCCTGgattttcaaacttcaaaatctCTGGCTCAACCGTTATTGATACTCCATCCGGTTCAGTCCCACGTACTTCATAAGTAACATTAGGGATCCCGACATGTGTGACAGTCCTTGTGAAGGTAACAGTATTATTGTCGATGGAACGTTTGAAATTCACTGCAAAAGAAGGGTAATTTAGGTCTCCGGGTTGCATAGTTAGATTTTGGGGACAAGTGAAATCTTTCCCTGCAAACTTTGCTATATCGGAAGCTGAATACTTCAGGCTGCACA
Protein-coding sequences here:
- the LOC18614242 gene encoding phospholipase D beta 2, with product MDNYPYNNPYSYPYHHGYPPPNQDPYAPPPPYQYPYSSPHYPYPPAAYPAQTSHSAPLDYSHSPSGPIPYQYPYPVSPNPIPQTSPPPTLQHHGSFQYGSSPYPYQQSLPGHYPPPESDSQVSSSYQQSAQYPPPESNSQVSSSYQQPARYPPPESNSQLHSRDNSFSGHNRQESTSSLGSNTDSTQSHASAYPPLDDLLSNVHLSDSRLTVPASPPAPSGPPLPTSASTPEVQSPVYGHASPGNFYGYPNNSFSSNWEGSYWGRMDSSDHSAFAHSGSFNGSQHSQGMQIVPFQKGSLRVLLLHGNLDILVYDAKNLPNMDMFHKTLGDMFGKLPVNVTNKIEGHMNRKITSDPYVSIAVGGAVLGRTYVISNSENPVWMQHFYVPVAHYAAEVHFVVKDSDVVGSQLIGIVPIPVELIYSGEKIEGIYPILNNSGKPCKPGAVLRVSIQYTPMEKLSFYHDGVGAGPDYLGVPGTYFPLRKGGTVTLYQDAHVPDGCLPNLKLDQGMTYVHGKCWHDIFDAIRQARRLIYITGWSVWHNVRLVRDAGPASDCTLGDILRSKSQEGVRVLLLIWDDPTSRSILGYKTDGIMQTHDEETRRFFKHSSVQVLLCPRIAGKRHSWIKQKEVGTIYTHHQKTVIVDADAGENRRKIIAFLGGLDLCDGRYDSPHHPIFRTLQTVHKDDYHNPTFTGNVAGCPREPWHDLHCRIDGPAAYDVLVNFEERWFKAAKPHGIKKLKMSYDDALLRLERIPDIIGVSDFPGVNENEPEAWHVQIFRSIDSNSVKDFPKDPKDATSKNLVCGKNVLIDMSIHTAYVKAIRAAQHFIYIENQYFIGSSYNWNSNKDLGANNLIPMEIALKIASKIKANERFAAYIVVPMWPEGVPTGAATQRILFWQHKTMQMMYETIYRALVEAGLEGAFSPQDYLNFFCLGNREGDGHQSSGLESPSTANTPQALSRKSRRFMIYVHSKGMIVDDEYVILGSANINQRSMEGTRDTEIAMGAYQPQHAWARKHSNPHGQIYGYRMSLWAEHLGVVEDCFREPESIECVRRVKQMAETNWKQFAADEVTEMRGHLLNYPVEVDRKGKVKPLPGCESFPDVGGNIVGSFLGIQENLTI